A single region of the Methanobrevibacter millerae genome encodes:
- a CDS encoding Mrp/NBP35 family ATP-binding protein, with translation MAENQHHGHHGHGGEMTPEQQKQMIEQEIKLARNLGQIKYKIAVMSGKGGVGKSTVAANLAETFQKLGYSVGILDADIHGPNIPKMLGLEGEQLYVNQNHNMIPVEAPSGLKVMSMAFMLDSIDTPIIWRGPQKSGSIKQLIAEVEWGPLDFLFIDNPPGTGDEPLTVLQTIPNIDAVIMVTTPNVVSQEDVLKCVKMVNMLNVENIGLIENMAYYICPHCGEKLNVFGEGDGESFSKEMEINYFGDLPLTEKVSDSPNQDGVVSTLDPDGEVSKRFVEIANAIKEAFLKEE, from the coding sequence ATGGCAGAAAATCAACATCATGGTCATCACGGTCACGGGGGCGAAATGACTCCCGAACAGCAAAAGCAGATGATTGAACAGGAAATCAAATTGGCAAGAAACTTAGGCCAAATCAAGTATAAAATAGCCGTTATGAGCGGAAAGGGCGGTGTCGGAAAATCCACTGTTGCTGCAAACCTTGCCGAAACCTTCCAGAAACTGGGTTATTCCGTAGGAATATTGGATGCGGACATTCACGGACCTAACATTCCTAAAATGCTTGGTCTTGAAGGAGAACAGCTATATGTCAACCAGAACCACAATATGATTCCTGTAGAGGCTCCAAGCGGACTTAAGGTAATGTCAATGGCGTTCATGCTCGACAGCATCGACACTCCAATCATCTGGAGAGGACCTCAAAAGTCAGGATCCATCAAGCAGTTAATCGCTGAAGTCGAATGGGGACCTTTAGACTTTTTATTTATCGATAACCCGCCTGGAACAGGAGACGAGCCTTTAACTGTGCTTCAGACCATTCCTAATATCGATGCGGTAATAATGGTAACCACTCCAAACGTCGTTTCACAGGAAGACGTATTGAAATGCGTCAAGATGGTCAATATGCTCAACGTTGAAAACATAGGCCTTATCGAGAACATGGCATACTACATATGTCCTCACTGCGGCGAAAAGCTCAACGTATTCGGTGAAGGTGACGGAGAATCATTTTCCAAAGAAATGGAAATCAATTATTTCGGTGACTTGCCGTTAACTGAAAAGGTAAGTGACTCACCAAACCAAGACGGAGTCGTTTCAACCCTCGACCCGGACGGAGAAGTCTCAAAAAGATTCGTTGAAATTGCAAACGCCATAAAGGAAGCTTTCCTTAAAGAAGAGTAA